From one Saprospiraceae bacterium genomic stretch:
- a CDS encoding cupin domain-containing protein, translated as MKIFCIFILVVGCFLNTVAQNPASAPDPQPPTKLTLSEVLSNIPGAKGERYALGMRHGTMRVLVYAPKGQDDQSPHKQDEVYIVVNGSGTFECGPEKVSFGPTDVLYVPAGVTHRFVDFTDDLVLWVVFYGVEGGEH; from the coding sequence ATGAAAATCTTTTGCATCTTTATTTTAGTTGTAGGTTGTTTTCTGAATACAGTTGCTCAAAATCCGGCATCTGCTCCGGATCCCCAACCACCCACTAAGCTGACCCTCTCTGAAGTATTATCAAATATACCCGGAGCCAAAGGCGAACGATATGCCCTGGGTATGAGACACGGTACGATGCGAGTGCTCGTCTATGCACCCAAAGGCCAGGACGACCAGTCTCCGCACAAGCAAGATGAGGTATATATCGTGGTGAACGGTTCAGGCACCTTCGAGTGTGGTCCGGAAAAAGTGTCCTTTGGGCCCACGGATGTGCTCTATGTACCGGCAGGAGTTACTCACCGTTTTGTAGACTTTACCGATGATCTGGTACTGTGGGTAGTGTTTTATGGAGTGGAGGGGGGTGAGCATTAA